From the genome of Papaver somniferum cultivar HN1 chromosome 2, ASM357369v1, whole genome shotgun sequence, one region includes:
- the LOC113347977 gene encoding uncharacterized protein LOC113347977 produces MASKLVQLQAKACQATSFVAKHGGTYYKQMIEKNKQFIQEPATIEKCNELSKQLFYTRLASIPGRTETFWKEVNHVKGLWKNRQDLKVEDAGIAALFGLEVFCWFCAGEIVGRGFTFTGYNV; encoded by the exons ATGGCGTCAAAGTTGGTTCAGTTGCAAGCGAAAGCATGTCAAGCTACATCGTTCGTTGCCAAGCATGGCGGTACGTACTACAAGCAGATGATTGAGAAGAACAAGCAATTCATTCAGGAACCTGCTACTATTGAGAAATGCAATGAATTGTCAAAGCAATTGTTTTACACTCGTCTTGCAAG CATTCCTGGACGTACCGAAACTTTCTGGAAGGAGGTAAATCACGTGAAGGGACTTTGGAAGAACAGGCAAGACCTTAAGGTTGAGGATGCAGGGATTGCAGCTCTTTTCGGACTGGAGGTCTTCTGCTGGTTTTGTGCTGGTGAGATTGTGGGAAGAGGATTCACGTTCACTGGTTACAATGTCTGA